In Sorghum bicolor cultivar BTx623 chromosome 8, Sorghum_bicolor_NCBIv3, whole genome shotgun sequence, one genomic interval encodes:
- the LOC8076653 gene encoding uncharacterized protein LOC8076653 has translation MVGYRRMGHMVQQHLGNATSAASLLHQLRDLWKSPRGTVLRIEALALLAIFLSFFLAFFGSCRRWSNHWFFQKGFLVANAVFLSLGTYSIGLMQSSQVKSEMYPIWAVSLLALLCCVDSATTSGLDNKSQIWRMLYQLCLYFGYVLLMSITTISSDIDNIAICVLAAVTFIKGFHRSMALVLPSSMRNMIRDISASVISKCSFGDPDHEERQLIVDDKIDIMAGDRPVVVMGDIASMRCKEGNTRMVQSDLDACKDVCLSYSLSHLLHRRFLGLISIQQITTSTGPLVKDFKRAFEVVEIELAFLYDTLYTGNTFLYYYEAKSASIWAFASVLGICFVGAVVAVMVPRARMNGHASPSPAGTIFVDTTTADFVITGVILVSLALLQVLQLLRCWTSNWARVAFACDWVRKIILDRSEHWMEWISRSRNDAFTISAEDVSWGMRLRAFLIKVNWSGRHEHLWQNKIGQHSLIESISVPGPYCQLCRFLECRIINNHNALSLIFSKMGRCRLLVVRIIRKCWEVLGLPYISRVLKETLLGDNTGGKSVELHPDVKASIGDFVMSDKFRGEEVNGWASPTVENGQGDSFPEFLSWEILSGDLFEEDIFVPCILMWHIATCYCELAQKRDGDNNNKEGDRRVATDLSKYCAYLVVSAPRLLPGQTDVIKMVYAEVREEAIWSQISSPASDKLDAMENYNNHLRNPTRYGSVIFESGLDLGKALQTRLSAADRWQLLAEFWVKALVYAAPSDNTEEHMQHLSRGGELITHLWAMLYHAGIHKWQLNLNTTQDDDFKMGWDYIFRIRCCKDLEHYKGKNKQ, from the exons GTGGGCTACCGCCGAATGGGGCATATGGTTCAGCAACACTTGGGAAATGCAACATCAGCAGCAAGCCTTTTGCATCAGCTGAGAGATCTGTGGAAGAGTCCTAGGGGGACAGTGCTCAGAATCGAGGCGTTAGCACTGTTGGCCATTTTTCTCTCCTTCTTCCTTGCATTCTTCGGGTCTTGCCGCCGCTGGTCCAATCATTGGTTCTTCCAGAAGGGCTTCCTGGTTGCAAATGCAGTGTTTCTGTCCCTCGGGACATATAGCATTGGTCTAATGCAATCTTCGCAAGTGAAGAGCGAGATGTACCCGATATGGGCGGTATCCTTACTAGCCCTCCTTTGCTGCGTCGACTCAGCCACCACATCTGGGCTTGATAACAAGAGCCAGATTTGGAGGATGCTGTATCAGCTTTGCCTCTACTTTGGATATGTCCTGCTAATGAGCATCACCACCATCTCTAGTGATATTGATAACATTGCCATATGTGTGTTGGCTGCCGTGACTTTCATCAAGGGATTTCATAGGTCAATGGCACTTGTGCTACCAAGTTCCATGCGGAACATGATCAGAGACATTTCAGCATCTGTAATCAGTAAATGTTCTTTCGGAGATCCTGATCATGAAGAAAGACAGCTAATTGTTGATGATAAAATTGACATAATGGCTGGGGATCGTCCGGTGGTTGTCATGGGTGATATAGCTTCCATGAGGTGCAAAGAAGGCAACACAAGGATGGTACAATCAGATCTTGATGCCTGCAAAGATGTGTGTCTCTCCTACTCCCTGTCACATTTGTTGCACCGGCGTTTCCTTGGGTTAATCAGCATACAACAGATAACGACCAGCACTGGGCCCTTGGTTAAAGACTTCAAGCGGGCCTTCGAGGTGGTTGAGATTGAGTTGGCTTTCCTATACGATACCTTGTACACCGGCAACACGTTCCTCTATTACTATGAGGCGAAGAGTGCTAGCATCTGGGCATTTGCTTCGGTTCTCGGGATATGTTTCGTAGGGGCAGTAGTGGCCGTCATGGTACCTAGGGCAAGGATGAACGGTCATGCTTCTCCTTCTCCTGCTGGCACCATCTTTGTGGACACCACAACAGCGGACTTTGTTATTACCGGAGTAATACTGGTGTCTCTAGCTCTACTGCAGGTGTTGCAGTTGCTACGATGCTGGACCTCAAATTGGGCCAGAGTCGCCTTTGCCTGTGATTGGGTCAGGAAGATTATTTTGGACAGAAGTGAGCACTGGATGGAGTGGATTTCACGCAGTAGAAACGATGCATTCACAATCAGTGCTGAGGATGTGAGCTGGGGAATGAGACTGAGAGCATTTCTTATCAAGGTTAATTGGTCTGGCAGACATGAACACCTATGGCAAAATAAGATTGGACAACATTCATTAATTGAATCAATCAGTGTGCCCGGTCCTTACTGTCAGCTCTGCCGATTTCTCGAGTGTCGCATCATCAATAATCATAATGCACTGTCGttgatattcagtaagatgggtCGATGTAGATTACTGGTCGTCCGCATTATCCGAAAATGCTGGGAGGTGCTTGGACTGCCCTACATCAGCCGAGTGCTCAAGGAAACGTTGCTTGGCGACAACACAGGGGGTAAATCCGTAGAGCTGCACCCTGATGTGAAGGCATCCATTGGTGATTTTGTTATGAGTGACAAGTTCAGAGGCGAGGAAGTAAACGGTTGGGCATCCCCCACAGTTGAAAATGGACAGGGTGACTCATTTCCGGAATTTCTTTCTTGGGAAATTCTATCGGGAGATCTGTTTGAAGAAGACATTTTCGTGCCTTGTATTCTGATGTGGCACATTGCAACATGCTACTGCGAGCTGGCGCAGAAGCGCGACGGCGACAACAACAACAAGGAAGGTGATCGTCGCGTGGCCACGGACCTGTCCAAATACTGCGCCTACTTGGTGGTTTCAGCACCACGCCTGCTCCCTGGGCAGACCGACGTTATAAAAATGGTGTACGCCGAAGTAAGGGAAGAGGCAATCTGGAGCCAGATTAGTTCACCAGCTTCAGACAAGCTGGATGCAATGGAAAACTATAACAATCACCTTAGAAATCCAACCCGGTACGGATCCGTCATCTTTGAGAGTGGTCTGGATCTGGGAAAGGCACTCCAAACCAGGTTGTCTGCTGCTGATCGGTGGCAGCTGCTGGCTGAATTCTGGGTGAAGGCTTTGGTCTACGCGGCGCCGTCAGACAACACAGAGGAGCACATGCAACACCTCTCTCGGGGCGGCGAGCTCATCACCCATCTCTGGGCGATGCTCTATCACGCCGGCATCCACAAGTGGCAACTTAATCTGAATACTACACAAGACGACGACTTCAAGATGGGCTGGGATTACATCTTTCGGATTCGATGCTGTAAAGACCTCGAGCATTACAAG GGAAAAAACAAGCAATGA